aAAGGCAGTCCAACCTAAATTACTGAGTTAACAAGCTCCTTTGCTAAGCAATGGCATCTAGTACTAAGAACTCACTCTCCTTGCTATTCACGGCCTTCGTCCTCATGGCTGTAGCAAGTGAATTGGCAAATGCAAGTTCGTTCACAGTGTATCGCTTATCAGGTTGCAACGGCGAATCTCAAACATATCGCTGTGGATGCAACAACCTTTTGTATATGGGTGGTTATCGATTTACTTACACTGGTCAAACTGCTAGAATGTATA
This region of Papaver somniferum cultivar HN1 unplaced genomic scaffold, ASM357369v1 unplaced-scaffold_6428, whole genome shotgun sequence genomic DNA includes:
- the LOC113343611 gene encoding antimicrobial peptide 1-like — protein: MASSTKNSLSLLFTAFVLMAVASELANASSFTVYRLSGCNGESQTYRCGCNNLLYMGGYRFTYTGQTARMYNTGNCLGDSVTTLSGSGSRCAGIGWRSVNLQC